The following are encoded together in the Bubalus bubalis isolate 160015118507 breed Murrah chromosome 14, NDDB_SH_1, whole genome shotgun sequence genome:
- the LOC123464892 gene encoding MRG/MORF4L-binding protein, producing MGEAEVGGGGAAGDKGPGEAATSPAEETVVWSPEVEVCLFHAMLGHKPVGVNRHFHMICIRDKFSQNIGRQVPSKVIWDHLSTMYDMQALHESEILPFPNPERNFILPEEIIQEVREGKVIIEEEMKEEMKEDVDPHNGADDVFSSSGSLGKATEKSSKDKEKNNSDLGSKEGPDKRKRSRVTDKVLTANSNPSSPSAAKRRRT from the exons ATGGGGGAGGCCGAGGTGGGAGGCGGCGGCGCGGCCGGCGACAAGGGCCCGGGGGAGGCGGCCACCAGCCCGGCCGAAGAGACGGTGGTGTGGAGCCCCGAGGTGGAGGTGTGCCTCTTCCACGCCATGCTGGGCCACAAGCCCGTCG GTGTGAACCGGCACTTCCACATGATCTGTATCCGAGACAAGTTCAGCCAGAACATCGGTCGGCAGGTCCCATCCAAGGTCATCTGGGACCACCTGAGCACCATGTATGACATGCAGGCACTG CACGAGTCTGAGATTCTTCCGTTCCCAAATCCAGAGAGGAACTTCATCCTTCCAGAAGAAATCATTCAAGAAGTCCGAGAAG GAAAAGTGAtcatagaggaggaaatgaaagaggaaatgaaggaagaTGTGGACCCCCACAACGGGGCTGATGATG TTTTTTCATCTTCAGGAAGCTTGGGGAAAGCAACAGAAAAGTCcagcaaagacaaagaaaagaacaacTCGGACTTGGGGTCCAAAGAGGGGCCAGACAAGCGGAAGCGCAGCCGGGTCACCGACAAAGTCCTGACCGCCAACAGCAACCCCTCCAGCCCCAGCGCAGCCAAGCGGCGCCGGACGTAG
- the OGFR gene encoding opioid growth factor receptor, whose translation MEDSDCDSTWDEDEEENGEGPRAEAGEDGETGALGNAEAEEDARPSALQLKVTGSRNWRAARDTHRYRHHYPDLVEGDDNGDMLNLSFYKNEIRFLPNGCFIEDILQNWKEDYELLEDNHSYIQWLFPLREPGVNWHAKPLTLREIEAFKKSAEVRKRLVQAYELMLGFFGIQLQDRDTGQVCRAHNYQKRFQNLNWHSHNNLRITRILKSLGELGLAHYQAPLARFFLEETLVWRQLPGLRHSALDYFVFTVRCRHQRRELLHFAWEHFRPRYRFVWGPQDKLQKFKPCSPPCSPQLACPRQAKEEESPGEPPLEAGTQRHTCGLGKDEEAGPLAEGPQLPGTESQEVRALERDQGDETSEEQGPESPNPKESKKRKLEANLRGRALGEPGTSTSEVEKIALNLEGCALSQGSLRVETQEVVSQAPEEAKQPCPQPPGAKVADEVRKRRKMDQGASDHPEAAADGGTLTLATTKPPAPSECSEAEEGANGIKEEAEGQAGLGQSAPGSPGTAAPEVEERAEPAEAGPCVHPGEP comes from the exons ATGGAGGACTCGGACTGCGACTCGACCTGGGACGAGGATGAGGAGGAGAACGGCGAGGGCCCGCGGGCGGAAGCCGGCGAGGATGGCGAGACCGGCGCTCTGGGGAACGCGGAAGCCGAGGAGGACGCGCGGCCCAGCGCGCTCCAG ctcAAGGTGACAGGGTCCCGAAACTGGCGAGCTGCACGGGACACACACCGGTACCGGCACCACTACCCG GATCTGGTAGAAGGAGATGACAATGGCGACATGCTCAACCTGAGTTTCTACAAAAATGAGATTCGGTTCCTGCCTAATG GCTGTTTCATTGAGGACATTCTTCAGAACTGGAAGGAAGACTATGAACTCCTGGAGGATAATCACTCCTACATCCAGTG GCTGTTTCCACTGCGGGAGCCAGGGGTGAACTGGCACGCCAAGCCCCTCACGCTCCGGGAGATCGAG GCATTTAAGAAGTCTGCGGAGGTCAGGAAGCGGCTGGTGCAGGCCTACGAGCTCATGCTGGGCTTCTTCGGGATCCAGCTCCAGGACCGAGATACCGGCCAGGTGTGCCGAGCACACAACTACCAGAAGCGCTTCCAGAACCTCAACTG GCACAGCCACAACAACCTCCGCATCACCCGCATCCTCAAGTCTCTGGGGGAGCTGGGGCTGGCGCACTACCAGGCACCCCTGGCCCGCTTCTTCCTGGAGGAGACGCTGGTGTGGAGGCAGCTGCCAGGCTTGCGGCACAGCGCCCTGGACTACTTTGTGTTCACCGTGCGCTGCCGGCACCAACGCCGCGAGCTGCTGCACTTCGCCTGGGAGCACTTCCGGCCCCGCTACAGGTTCGTCTGGGGGCCCCAGGACAAACTGCAGAAGTTCAAGCCATGCTCACCACCCTGCTCACCCCAGCTGGCCTGCCCCAGACAGGCGAAGGAGGAGGAGAGCCCTGGGGAACCCCCCCTTGAAGCTGGCACCCAGAGGCACACATGTGGGCTGGGGAAGGACGAGGAGGCAGGCCCACTGGCCGAGGGTCCCCAGCTACCTGGCACAGAGTCCCAGGAGGTCAGAGCCCTGGAAAGGGACCAGGGAGATGAGACCAGCGAGGAGCAGGGACCAGAGTCACCAAACCCCAAGGAGAGCAAGAAGAGGAAGCTGGAGGCGAATCTGCGGGGGCGGGCCCTGGGGGAGCCAGGCACCAGCACCTCTGAGGTGGAGAAGATCGCCCTGAACCTGGAAGGCTGCGCCCTCAGCCAGGGCAGCCTCAGGGTAGAGACCCAGGAAGTGGTCAGCCAGGCCCCAGAGGAGGCCAagcagccctgcccccagcccccgggGGCCAAGGTGGCCGATGAGGTAAGGAAGCGAAGGAAGATGGACCAAGGTGCCAGTGATCACCCAGAGGCAGCAGCAGATGGTGGCACCCTGACACTGGCCACCACTAAGCCTCCTGCCCCATCTGAGTGCTCAGAGGCTGAAGAGGGTGCAAATGGGATCAAAGAGGAAGCAGAaggccaggcagggctggggcagagtgCCCCTGGCAGCCCAGGCACTGCAGCACCGGAGGTGGAGGAGAGAGCAGAGCCCGCGGAGGCGGGGCCTTGTGTCCATCCCGGAGAGCCTTAG
- the COL9A3 gene encoding collagen alpha-3(IX) chain isoform X1 — protein sequence MPLGFFSLAGSAGSGAMQKPPPTQVGWLNGGLVRGPAGRELSSGRPTTSPARRAQLEAPASSASSAQSATAAMAGAPTLALLLLGQLLAATVTLTEAQKVGPRGPPGPQGPPGKPGKDGIDGEVGPPGLPGPAGPKGAPGKPGKPGEAGLPGLPGVDGLTGQDGPPGPKGAPGERGSLGPPGPPGLGGKGLPGPPGEAGVSGLPGGIGLRGPPGPSGLPGLPGPPGPPGPPGHPGVLPEGATDLQCPAICPPGPPGPPGMPGFKGPTGYKGEPGEVGKDGEKGDPGPPGPPGIPGTVGLQGPRGLRGLPGPLGPPGDRGPIGFRGPPGIPGAPGKAGDRGERGPEGFRGPKGDLGRPGPKGIPGMSGPGGEPGMPGKDGRDGVPGLDGEKGEAGRHGAPGEKGPNGLPGLPGRAGSKGEKGELGRPGELGEAGPSGEPGVPGDVGMPGERGEAGHRGSAGALGPQGPPGAPGVRGFQGRKGSIGDPGLPGPQGLRGGVGDRGPGGAAGPKGDQGIAGADGLPGDKGELGPSGPVGPKGESGSRGELGPKGIQGPNGTSGVDGVPGPPGPVGLQGVRGVPGITGKPGVPGKEASEQHIRELCGGLVSEQIAQLAAHLRKPLAPGSIGRPGPAGPPGPPGPPGSIGHPGARGPPGYRGPTGELGDPGPRGNQGDRGDKGSAGEGLDGPDGDQGLQGPQGVPGVSKDGRDGAHGEPGLPGDPGLPGAVGAQGPPGICDTSACQGAVMAAVGEKSGPRSS from the exons ATGCcactgggttttttttccctGGCTGGCTCGGCAGGGAGTGGGGCGATGCAGAAGCCCCCGCCCACCCAGGTGGGCTGGCTGAATGGGGGGCTTGTGCGAGGGCCGGCGGGGCGGGAACTGTCGTCTGGCCGGCCCACCACCAGCCCCGCCCGCCGAGCCCAGCTCGAGGCCCCTGCCTCCTCCGCCAGCTCCGCTCAGAGTGCAACTGCAGCCATGGCCGGAGCCCCCAccctggccctgctgctgctggggcaGCTGCTGGCTGCCACCGTAACCTTGACTGAGGCACAG AAAGTGGGACCTCGAGGCCCCCCCGGTCCCcaagggccacctgggaagccaggaaagGATGGCATTGAT GGAGAAGTTGGTCCTCCTGGTCTGCCTGGGCCCGCG GGACCGAAAGGGgccccagggaagccagggaaacCAGGAGAGGCCGGGCTGCCTGGACTGCCTGGAGTGGAT GGTCTGACCGGGCAGGATGGACCTCCTGGACCCAAGGGCGCTCCCGGAGAACGG ggaagTCTGGGACCCCCAGGGCCACCTGGGCTGGGA GGCAAAGGCCTCCCTGGACCTCCT GGAGAGGCAGGGGTGAGCGGCCTCCCAGGTGGAATTGGCCTCCGGGGCCCTCCG GGACCCTCAGGactcccaggcctccctggcccccCAGGACCTCCTGGCCCCCCT GGTCACCCAGGGGTGCTTCCCGAAGGTGCTACTGATCTTCAG TGCCCGGCCATCTGCCCGCCAGGCCCCCCAGGGCCCCCAGGAATGCCAGGGTTCAAG GGACCCACCGGCTACAAAGGGGAGCCCGGAGAAGTCGGCAAGGATGGCGAAAAG GGTGACCCCGGTCCCCCTGGACCCCCTGGTATCCCAGGCACCGTGGGGTTGCAG GGTCCACGGGGCCTACGAGGACTTCCAGGGCCACTTGGACCCCCCGGGGACCGG GGTCCCATTGGGTTCCGAGGGCCCCCCGGGATCCCAGGAGCCCCTGGGAAAGCG GGCgacagaggagaaaggggccCAGAGGGGTTCCGCGGCCCCAAGGGCGACCTT GGCAGGCCTGGTCCTAAAGGCATCCCCGGCATGTCTGGGCCCGGTGGAGAGCCG GGCATGCCAGGCAAGGACGGCCGGGACGGCGTGCCAGGACTTGATGGCGAGAAG GGAGAAGCTGGTCGCCACGGTGCCCCGGGAGAGAAGGGGCCCAACGGGCTGCCG GGTCTCCCCGGACGAGCAGGGTCCAAGGGTGAGAAAGGAGAACTG ggCAGACCTGGAGAGCTGGGCGAGGCCGGCCCCTCGGGAGAGCCTGGTGTCCCT GGAGATGTTGGCATGCCCGGCGAGCGTGGAGAGGCTGGACACAGGGGCTCAGCG GGGGCGCTGGGCCCGCAAGGCCCCCCCGGGGCCCCTGGCGTCCGTGGCTTCCAG GGCCGGAAGGGCAGCATAGGAGACCCCGGCCTGCCGGGCCCCCAAGGCCTCCGAGGTGGCGTGGGCGACCGG GGCCCGGGAGGAGCTGCCGGCCCCAAGGGCGACCAG GGCATCGCAGGTGCTGACGGCCTTCCTGGGGATAAAGGAGAACTG GGTCCCAGCGGCCCTGTTGGCCCCAAAGGAGAG TCTGGCAGTCGCGGGGAGCTGGGCCCTAAGGGCATCCAGGGCCCCAATGGCACCAGCGGCGTAGATGGCGTCCCTGGCCCCCCTGGCCCCGTGGGCCTCCAGGGCGTGCGAGGCGTGCCCGGCATCACTGGAAAACCTGGGGTCCCG GGGAAAGAAGCCAGTGAGCAACACATCAGGGAGCTGTGCGGGGGGCTGGTCAGCG aGCAAATCGCGCAGCTGGCCGCACACCTGAGGAAGCCCCTAGCACCAGGCTCCATCGGGCGACCGGGTCCTGCTGGCCCCCCGGGCCCCCCAGGCCCCCCAGGCTCCATTGGTCACCCCGGGGCTCGAGGGCCCCCTGGATACCGAGGTCCCACAGGAGAGCTTGGAGACCCTGGACCCAGAG GAAACCAGGGTGACAGAGGAGACAAAGGCTCAGCTGGCGAGGGCCTGGATGGGCCTGACGGAGACCAAGGGCTGCAAG GACCACAAGGTGTGCCCGGCGTCAGCAAAGACGGCCGAGATGGGGCTCATGGCGAGCCTGGGCTCCCCGGCGATCCTGGCCTTCCTGGTGCTGTCGGCGCTCAGGGGCCTCCTGGCATCTGCGACACCTCTGCCTGCCAAGGAGCCGTGATGGCAGCTGTCGGGGAGAAGTCAGGTCCCCGAAGCTCCTAA
- the COL9A3 gene encoding collagen alpha-3(IX) chain isoform X2, which yields MAGAPTLALLLLGQLLAATVTLTEAQKVGPRGPPGPQGPPGKPGKDGIDGEVGPPGLPGPAGPKGAPGKPGKPGEAGLPGLPGVDGLTGQDGPPGPKGAPGERGSLGPPGPPGLGGKGLPGPPGEAGVSGLPGGIGLRGPPGPSGLPGLPGPPGPPGPPGHPGVLPEGATDLQCPAICPPGPPGPPGMPGFKGPTGYKGEPGEVGKDGEKGDPGPPGPPGIPGTVGLQGPRGLRGLPGPLGPPGDRGPIGFRGPPGIPGAPGKAGDRGERGPEGFRGPKGDLGRPGPKGIPGMSGPGGEPGMPGKDGRDGVPGLDGEKGEAGRHGAPGEKGPNGLPGLPGRAGSKGEKGELGRPGELGEAGPSGEPGVPGDVGMPGERGEAGHRGSAGALGPQGPPGAPGVRGFQGRKGSIGDPGLPGPQGLRGGVGDRGPGGAAGPKGDQGIAGADGLPGDKGELGPSGPVGPKGESGSRGELGPKGIQGPNGTSGVDGVPGPPGPVGLQGVRGVPGITGKPGVPGKEASEQHIRELCGGLVSEQIAQLAAHLRKPLAPGSIGRPGPAGPPGPPGPPGSIGHPGARGPPGYRGPTGELGDPGPRGNQGDRGDKGSAGEGLDGPDGDQGLQGPQGVPGVSKDGRDGAHGEPGLPGDPGLPGAVGAQGPPGICDTSACQGAVMAAVGEKSGPRSS from the exons ATGGCCGGAGCCCCCAccctggccctgctgctgctggggcaGCTGCTGGCTGCCACCGTAACCTTGACTGAGGCACAG AAAGTGGGACCTCGAGGCCCCCCCGGTCCCcaagggccacctgggaagccaggaaagGATGGCATTGAT GGAGAAGTTGGTCCTCCTGGTCTGCCTGGGCCCGCG GGACCGAAAGGGgccccagggaagccagggaaacCAGGAGAGGCCGGGCTGCCTGGACTGCCTGGAGTGGAT GGTCTGACCGGGCAGGATGGACCTCCTGGACCCAAGGGCGCTCCCGGAGAACGG ggaagTCTGGGACCCCCAGGGCCACCTGGGCTGGGA GGCAAAGGCCTCCCTGGACCTCCT GGAGAGGCAGGGGTGAGCGGCCTCCCAGGTGGAATTGGCCTCCGGGGCCCTCCG GGACCCTCAGGactcccaggcctccctggcccccCAGGACCTCCTGGCCCCCCT GGTCACCCAGGGGTGCTTCCCGAAGGTGCTACTGATCTTCAG TGCCCGGCCATCTGCCCGCCAGGCCCCCCAGGGCCCCCAGGAATGCCAGGGTTCAAG GGACCCACCGGCTACAAAGGGGAGCCCGGAGAAGTCGGCAAGGATGGCGAAAAG GGTGACCCCGGTCCCCCTGGACCCCCTGGTATCCCAGGCACCGTGGGGTTGCAG GGTCCACGGGGCCTACGAGGACTTCCAGGGCCACTTGGACCCCCCGGGGACCGG GGTCCCATTGGGTTCCGAGGGCCCCCCGGGATCCCAGGAGCCCCTGGGAAAGCG GGCgacagaggagaaaggggccCAGAGGGGTTCCGCGGCCCCAAGGGCGACCTT GGCAGGCCTGGTCCTAAAGGCATCCCCGGCATGTCTGGGCCCGGTGGAGAGCCG GGCATGCCAGGCAAGGACGGCCGGGACGGCGTGCCAGGACTTGATGGCGAGAAG GGAGAAGCTGGTCGCCACGGTGCCCCGGGAGAGAAGGGGCCCAACGGGCTGCCG GGTCTCCCCGGACGAGCAGGGTCCAAGGGTGAGAAAGGAGAACTG ggCAGACCTGGAGAGCTGGGCGAGGCCGGCCCCTCGGGAGAGCCTGGTGTCCCT GGAGATGTTGGCATGCCCGGCGAGCGTGGAGAGGCTGGACACAGGGGCTCAGCG GGGGCGCTGGGCCCGCAAGGCCCCCCCGGGGCCCCTGGCGTCCGTGGCTTCCAG GGCCGGAAGGGCAGCATAGGAGACCCCGGCCTGCCGGGCCCCCAAGGCCTCCGAGGTGGCGTGGGCGACCGG GGCCCGGGAGGAGCTGCCGGCCCCAAGGGCGACCAG GGCATCGCAGGTGCTGACGGCCTTCCTGGGGATAAAGGAGAACTG GGTCCCAGCGGCCCTGTTGGCCCCAAAGGAGAG TCTGGCAGTCGCGGGGAGCTGGGCCCTAAGGGCATCCAGGGCCCCAATGGCACCAGCGGCGTAGATGGCGTCCCTGGCCCCCCTGGCCCCGTGGGCCTCCAGGGCGTGCGAGGCGTGCCCGGCATCACTGGAAAACCTGGGGTCCCG GGGAAAGAAGCCAGTGAGCAACACATCAGGGAGCTGTGCGGGGGGCTGGTCAGCG aGCAAATCGCGCAGCTGGCCGCACACCTGAGGAAGCCCCTAGCACCAGGCTCCATCGGGCGACCGGGTCCTGCTGGCCCCCCGGGCCCCCCAGGCCCCCCAGGCTCCATTGGTCACCCCGGGGCTCGAGGGCCCCCTGGATACCGAGGTCCCACAGGAGAGCTTGGAGACCCTGGACCCAGAG GAAACCAGGGTGACAGAGGAGACAAAGGCTCAGCTGGCGAGGGCCTGGATGGGCCTGACGGAGACCAAGGGCTGCAAG GACCACAAGGTGTGCCCGGCGTCAGCAAAGACGGCCGAGATGGGGCTCATGGCGAGCCTGGGCTCCCCGGCGATCCTGGCCTTCCTGGTGCTGTCGGCGCTCAGGGGCCTCCTGGCATCTGCGACACCTCTGCCTGCCAAGGAGCCGTGATGGCAGCTGTCGGGGAGAAGTCAGGTCCCCGAAGCTCCTAA